DNA sequence from the Staphylococcus epidermidis genome:
TGGGAGGTGTTAACGAGTATCTTAATAAAAATCAAGTTGAATTAAAAGATACGCAACTAACACCTGAAAATTTAGCTGGTATGATTAAATTAATAGAAGACGGAACAATGAGTAGTAAAATCGCTAAAAAAGTTTTTCCAGAACTAGCAGAAAATGGTGGAGATGCTAAACAAATTATGGAAGATAAAGGTTTAGTACAAATTTCTGATGAAGCAACACTACTTAAATTTGTAACAGATGCATTAGATAATAATCCACAATCAATAGAAGATTATAAAAATGGTAAAGGTAAAGCTATGGGATTCTTAGTGGGCCAAATTATGAAAGCTTCTAAAGGTCAAGCTAACCCACAAAAAGTTAATAGCCTATTAAAACAAGAATTAGATAACCGTTAATTCGAAAATTATAATACTTTAAGCTTCTAACAAAGGATATGAACTTTGTTAGAAGCTTTTATTACTTTTGAAAAGTTTAAGTATTAAGTTTCTTAATGTTTAAAATTACATATATTTTATCTTTGTAGTACCGATTAGTTTAGAGAAATCGGAAATAAATACTTTTAACTGATGTATAAATCATATAATATAAGTAATGAGTATATGAATTTGAGGGATTAACTATGAGAAAACGTGCAAGAATTATATATAATCCAACATCAGGAAAAGAACTTTTTAAACGTGTATTACCAGATGCACTGATTAAACTTGAGAAGGCAGGTTATGAAACGAGTGCATATGCAACTGAAAAAATTGGTGATGCTACTTTTGAAGCTGAAAGAGCACTAGAAAGTGAATATGATTTACTCATTGCAGCTGGAGGTGACGGTACGTTAAATGAGGTGGTCAACGGAATCGCCGAACAACCCAATCGGCCTAAATTAGGTGTAATACCAATGGGCACCGTTAATGACTTTGGAAGAGCACTTCATTTACCAAGCGATATAATGGGGGCGATTGATGTAATCATTGATGGTCACACAACCAAGGTAGATATTGGAAAGATGAATAATCGTTATTTCATTAACCTAGCTGCAGGGGGGAAACTAACACAAGTATCTTATGAAACACCAAGTAAGTTGAAATCAATTGTAGGACCGTTCGCGTATTACATTAAAGGATTCGAAATGTTACCTCAAATGAAAGCAGTAGATGTACGTATCGAATATGATGATAACATCTTCCAAGGAGAAGCTTTACTATTCCTTTTAGGTTTAACGAATTCAATGGCTGGCTTTGAAAAATTAGTTCCAGATGCGAAGCTTGACGACGGTTATTTCACGTTAATTATTGTAGAAAAAGCAAATCTTGCTGAATTGGGTCATATTATGACACTAGCGTCTCGAGGTGAGCATACAAAACATCCTAAAGTCATTTATGCTAAAGCGAAGTCTATTAATATTTCATCATTTACTGATATGCAACTTAATGTTGATGGTGAATACGGTGGGAAATTACCTGCAAATTTCCTTAATTTAGAACAGCACATAGAAATTTTTACACCTAAAGATGTATTTAACGAAGAACTATTAGAAAATGATACGATAACTGATATTACGCCTGATAAGCAATAAAATTATTACGACATCAAATTTAAGGTTAGGAATGCCACACATTATATTCCTAACCTTTTTGTATGTGGGAGGGAAAAAATTGGAAACAATTAAGAAAAACGAAGTTAAAACGGGAAAGGTTATTGATTTAACTCATGAGGGACACGGAGTTGTTAAAGTTGATCGATATCCAATTTTTATTCCTAATGCTTTAATTGATGAAGAAATTAAATTTAAATTAATTAAAGTGAAAAAGAATTTTGCTATAGGAAAATTGATAGAGGTCATAAGTGAAAGTGATGATAGAGTGACACCACCTTGTATTTATTATGCAAAGTGTGGTGGTTGTCAATTACAACATATGACATATAGAGCGCAATTGGATATGAAAAGAGAACAAGTAGTTAATCTTTTTCATAGAAAAGGCCCTTTTGAGAATACGGTTATAAAGGAAACTATTGGCATGGTCAATCCCTGGCGATACCGTAATAAATCTCAAATTCCTGTAGGTCAAAGTAACTCGAATCAAGTTATAATGGGATTCTATAGACAACGTAGCCATGACATTATAGATATGGATAGTTGTCTTATACAAGATAGACAACATCAAGAAGTAATGAATCGAGTGAAGTACTGGCTCAATGAATTAAATATATCTATATATAACGAAAAAACAAAAACAGGTTTAATACGTCATTTAGTAGTAAGGACTGGTTATCATACCGATGAAATGATGGTTATCTTTGTTACAAATGGAGCAACATTTAAACAATCAGAACTATTAGTAAACAAGCTAAAAAAAGAATTTCCAAATATAACAAGTATTAAACAGAATATAAACAATAGCCATTCTAATGTTATAATGGGGCGTCAATCAATGACTTTATATGGTAAAGATAAAATTGAAGACCAATTAAGTGAAGTAACTTATCATATTTCTGATTTATCATTTTACCAAATTAACTCATCACAAACTGAAAAACTTTATCAGCAAGCTCTGAATTATGCTCAATTAACAGGAAAAGAAATAGTATTGGATACGTATTGTGGTATAGGAACGATTGGTCTATATATGGCACCACTAGCAAAACATGTTTATGGTGTAGAAGTTGTTCCGCAAGCCATAAAAGATGCGGAAGACAATGCGACTAAAAACCAACTTAAAAATACGACTTTCGAATGTGGAAAAGCAGAAGATGTTATCTTAACATGGAAATCACAAGGGATTAAACCAGGCGTAGTCATGGTAGATCCACCTAGAAAAGGATGCGATGAAACTTTCTTAACTACTCTTTTAAAATTAAATCCGAAAAGGATTGTTTATATATCATGTAACCCTTCAACGCAACAAAGAGATGCGCAAATATTGGCTGAACAATACGAGTTAGTAGAAATTACACCAGTTGATATGTTCCCACAAACAACTCATATTGAGACTGTAGCATTATTTGTACGTAAAGACGAAGAGTGAATTTAATAGAAGTCAATTCATTGTTATTTTGAAGTGATTGTTAAGATTGTATTACAAGCAACTTACTTTATTGAAAAAGGTCTTTTTTAGCTATAATAAAAATTGTATACTGTTTTTGAAAATAGAGAACTGGAGGGGTGAATGTGCATAAAATAGATTTATCAGGCAACAAATTTCAAATCCAACGATTTGTTCTGTTGCAAATTGTATTGGCGCTATTTACAATACTATTTACTTATAAATGGGCTTATCAAACAACGCATATCATTGAACAAAATCTTGTCATGAATCTTATTTTTGGATTTGTAGGTTTCGCAGTACTAGTTATTTTGCATGAGTTTATTCATCGTATTTTGTTCATTATATTTTCTAAAGGTGAAAAACCATCTTTAAAATATGATAAAAACAAAATTATTGTACAGTTCTCTCAGACTTGTTTTCATCGGTGGCAATTTACAATTATCATGATAGCACCACTTGTTATCATAAGTGCGACCTTACTAGCACTTATTCAAATATATTCCTTCTCATCTTTAATCTTTATGTTTAGTATACATACAAGTTATTGTATGATAGATGTGTTTTTAGTAGCATTGGCATTACAAAGCAAATTCAAATATATACAAACCTATGGAGAAGGTTTGTATCTTTATCATCAAAAGCCTACTCAAACCTATTATGAATAATCACTAATTATAGTGACAAGCGTATATATCAAAGTTGATAATTGATTTAAAAATTTCATTTCTTATTTTTCAACTCGTTTCAATTGTAATAAAAAATCTCATTAAAATATGCAACTACATTCACATAACTACTTATGTAGAAAAGGATAGGACTATGAATTTATTCTAAAAATTGTAGTCCTATTTTTTTATTACATTAATTAAATAAACAATACAAATATTACCATGTGCACAATACATGTAAACATAGAAAGGATGGCGTATAATAATATAAAGCCATTATTTGGAAGACATAGTGAGGTGAGTCGATGACTGAAAGAAGAATTATTCATATAGATATGGATTATTTTTTTGCTCAAGTTGAAATGAGAGATAATCCTAAACTAAAAGGAAAACCTGTCATCGTTGGCGGTAAAGCGAGTCATCGAGGCGTAGTTTCTACGGCATCATACGAAGCAAGAGCTTATGGTGTTCACTCTGCTATGCCTATGACTCAAGCACATAAGCTATGCCCCAATGGATATTATGTAACAAGCCGTTTTGATACTTATAGAGAGGTATCTGGTCAAATCATGAAAATATTCAGAAGCTATACAGAATTAGTAGAACCCATGTCTTTAGATGAAGCTTATTTAGATATTACACATTTAGTGAGACCGGATTTACCAGCATCAACCATTGCAAATTATATTCGCAGAGATATATACGAAGTAACACGTTTAACTGCGTCAGCCGGCGTGTCTTATAATAAGTTTTTAGCAAAGTTAGCGAGTGGTATGAACAAGCCGAATGGTTTGACAGTAATTGATTACAATAATGTACATGAAATATTAATGCAATTAGATATTGGAGATTTCCCAGGGGTAGGCAAAGCTTCGAAGAAAAAAATGCATCAACATCATATATATACAGGTCAAGATTTATATAATAAAGATGAATTTGAATTAATACGTTTATTCGGTAAAAGAGGACGAGGTTTGTATAATAAAGCTCGAGGTATAGACCATAATGAAGTAAAGGCGAGTAGAGTTCGTAAATCTGTTGGTACTGAAAGGACATTTTCTACAGATGTTAACGATGATGATGTTATTTTAAGAAAAATAAGAGAGCTTTCAGGAAAAACAGCAGAACGTTTAAATAAAATTCAAAAATCAGGTAAAACAGTCACTGTAAAAATAAAGACCTATCAATATGAAACAATCTCAAAGCAAAAAAGTTTGAGAGATCCTATTCGTACTGAAACTGATATCTATAATATTGCCTATACTTTATATAACGACTTAAAAGATCCAGAGATTCCGATTCGATTAATAGGTGTAACGGTCGGGAGTTTAGAGCAATCTGATTTTAAAAATTTAACAATATATGATTTTATTTAAATGGCTGATGAACACAAGTTAAGTGGACAATCAGCCTTTATCTTTGAGATTTTTTCCATATATACTCAACATGCTTTGAAGATCATCATAATGTTTCAATAAGCGGTAGGTAATCATTGCACAAGCTTTAGCATCATTTAACGCATCATGATGACCGTGAAAATCTAAATGGTAATGATTCATTAAATGTTTTAGCCCATATCGATATGCATTAATTGTTCGTTTAGCTAATTGATATGAACAAAAGTATGTCAAAGAAGGTGTATCTATATTATGACTTTTTAAACTTTGATGTAACACATTCATATCAAAAGCAGCATTATGGGCAACAACAGGAAGTTGATCAATAAATTTTAGCATATATGGATAGACATGCTTGAATCCAGGAGCATCTTGCACATCTTCGGGATGGATGCCATGTACAGTAATATTTGTTTCAGTAAAGTAGTCAAAAGGATTCACAAGGGTATGAAATGACTCTGTTATTTGATTATCAATAACTTTAACCATACCTACAGAGCAAATACTTGTTCGTTTACTGTTAGCAGTTTCAAAGTCCAGTGCAACAAATGCATTTTGTACCATTATTTCATTCCTTTCAATTCTTTTTCGTTATGTTAGTATTTAATGTCAATATTTTATTACAATAACAATCTTATAGATAGTAAAACGGGTTAGAACAAATGATTTATGCATAAAAAAACCCTTAAATCATTTATCTTTGAGGAGATTTAAGGGAAAATAACACAATATTTAGGAATAAGTTGTTGTATTTATTGTTCGTTGAATGAACGCGCTGCTAATTCTTTTTCATATAGGTAAAGTGTATTACAATCATCGCCAATACGAGTAAGGTAATCTATATGAGTTTCAAATGTAGATTCTTCTTCAACTTGTTCATCTAAGAACCAATTTAAAAATGAAATTGTAGCATAATCTTTATCATTCCGAGCTAATTCTGATAGATTATAGAAACGTTGAGTAACATCACGTTCTTGAGCTAAACTATCTTTAAATGTTTCTAAAATAGAAGAAAATTCTACTTTAGGAGCTTTAATTGTATCAAAGATGGCATGTTCGCCACGATCATTGATATAGTCATAGATTTTTTTACCGTGGAAACGTTCCTCTTTAGCTTGTTCTATATAAAAATTTGCAAATCCGTCATAAGATTCTTTGTCACAGTATGCTGCCATTGCCATATATGCATGCGCTGCAAAATATTCTTGATTCATCTGTTCATTTAAAGCTGCTAATAGTTCTTTACTTAACATCTTCAATCACCCCGTATAAATAAAAATAAGATTCTTTTATATTATAACAAAACTTTTCTCAATAGCAAATAATAATTATTCTAATCTAGATATAGTGATTGTCGTTCTTATTAATAATTATTCTAATTTGATTAATGAATAACATATCTTAGTTGAGAATCTTTTTTGTTATACCATTTACGTGTTATAATTACTCGAGTGCAAATTGGAGGAGGAAACGCATGAGACAATGGACTGCAACCCACATGGCTAAGTTAGCAAGGAAAGCAAGTATAGCTGTAGGTAAAAAGGGTACAGACTTGCCGGGACAGATTGCAAGACGTGTGGATCATAATATTTTAAGAAAATTAGCTAAACAAGTAGATGACATTGTTTTTATAAGTGGGACTAATGGTAAAACGACTACATCTAACTTAATTGGACATACATTAAAGAAAAATCAAATAAACATTATTCACAATAATGAAGGAGCAAATATGGCAGCAGGGATAACTTCTGCTTTTATTATGCAAAGCTCTAAGAATACTAATATTGCGATAATTGAAATAGACGAAGGATCTATTCCACGTGTTTTAAACGAAGTCACACCTTCTATGATGGTGTTTACAAATTTCTTTAGAGATCAAATGGATCGATTTGGTGAAATCGATATTATGGTTGATAATATTGCAAAATCAATAAGTAACAAAGGGATAAAATTATTATTAAATGCAGATGATCCGTTTGTGAGTCGCTTGAAAATTGCAAGTCATTCCATTGTGTATTACGGAATGAAAAAATTTGCGCATGACTTTGAACAAAGTACAATGAATGAAAGTAAATATTGTCCTAATTGTGGACGATTATTGCAATATGACTATATACATTATAATCAAATTGGACATTATCACTGTGAATGTGGATTTAAGCGAGAAGAACCTACATATGAAGTGTCATCATTTGATGCTTCACCATTCTTAAAAATGATAATAAACCAAAGTGAGTTTAATATGAAAATTGCAGGAGATTTTAATTCTTATAATGCAATAGCAGCCTATACCGTATTAAGAGAATTAGGATTAAATGATGATGCAATACGCAAAGGATTTGAAACATATACGTCTGATAATGGTCGCATGCAGTATTTTTCAAAAAATAAGAAGGAAGCTATGATTAATCTAGCAAAAAATCCAGCTGGAATGAATGCAAGTCTATCAGTAGGCGAGCAAATTGATGATAAAAAAATTTATGTTATTAGTCTTAATGACAACGCGGCAGATGGTCGAGATATTTCATGGATATACGATGCAGACTTTGAAAAGCTAGCTACCCAAGATATCGAAGCTATCATTGTAAGTGGTACACGTGCTGAGGAACTACAATTACGTCTCAAACTTGCTGAAGTTGAAGTGCCTATTAAGGTTGAAAAGGATATCTACAAAGCGACTGCATTAACTATGAAATACAGTTCATTTACGGTAGCAATTCCAAACTATACATCATTAACACCAATGCTTGAACAACTTAATCGCTCATTTGAAGGAGGGCAATCGTAAGATGAATGAACTAACGGTTTATCATTTCATGTCAGATAAGCTTAATTTATACAGTGATATTGGTAATATCATGGCATTAAAACAAAGAGCTAAAAAAAGAAATATTAAGATAAATGTTAAAGAAATCAATGAGACTGAGGGAGTCACATTTGATGATTGTGATATTTTCTTCATTGGTGGTGGGAGTGATAGGGAACAAGCGCTTGCCACGAAAGAATTAAGTAAAATTAAAACTTCTTTAAAAAATGCAATTGAAGATGGTATGCCTGGGTTAACTATATGCGGTGGTTATCAATTTTTAGGTCATAAGTATATTACTCCTGATGGTACCGAGTTAGAAGGATTGGGTGTTCTTGACTTCTATACCGAGTCTAAAAAAGAACGCTTAACTGGAGATATCATTATAGAGAGTGATACTTTTGGCACGATTGTTGGATTTGAAAATCATGGTGGTAGAACATATCATCCGTATGGAACATTAGGCCGAGTAACGTATGGTTATGGTAATAATGATAACGATCGAAAAGAAGGTATACACTATAAAAATCTATTAGGTTCTTATCTTCACGGCCCAATTTTACCAAAAAATCATGAAATAACTGATTATCTACTTGAGAAAGCATGTGAAAGAAAAGGGATACTATTTGAGCCTAAGAAGATCGATAACACAGAGGAAGAAGCTGCTAAGCAAGTTCTTATTAAACGTGCAAAAGAAAATAAAAAATAACTCAATATAACTTAATTTTTAATAATTATTGTTAATCATGACGATAATTAGTTATTTGTATAAAGACTTATTATATTAATGCCTCTAGAACATTAATGCATGTTCTAGGGGCATTTTAACGTATTAGCAGTTAATGACTGAATTCTGAATTGTAAATAACTTATGCCGATGGTTAATTAACAAAAGGTCATGAACAAAGTGATGAGCATTTCCTTCTAAAACGCTAAAGAAAATGTGGAAAGTGGGATGTGTTGAGATGAAAAAACAATGTCTTCTATATTTATACGTAGCACCTTTAGATATACATTTAGGAAACGTTAATGTTCATTAATCTTGAAACATAGACACTCAGGTGCTAATTTCTATTACATATGAAAAAAACACTTTGAAACATATACTTATTGTTAAACTGTAATTGAACCATACAATAAATATAGGAGTGAAAATATGAAGATTTTTAAATTGACGTCATTGACACTAGCTGCTTTAACGTTAGCCTTTCCGTTTTCACATGTCGCACAAGCACATACTTACTTAGAAAAGCATCACCAAACAAACGAAACCAAACAATCTCATAGCTTTTCTTTAGAAGGTGAGGCTGGTGAAAATCCAACATTTTTAACTCAACCTCAATTTATTAATTCCCTAGATAATGGTCATTTAAATATTAATGGTTATCAGATTCAGCAAGATGATACTAATGATATTGAATACAAAAAGGTTTATGATCAAGAAATTAGAGCTACAAGCAATCATACAGCGATAAGTGTACGTTTCAG
Encoded proteins:
- a CDS encoding DUF3267 domain-containing protein, whose product is MHKIDLSGNKFQIQRFVLLQIVLALFTILFTYKWAYQTTHIIEQNLVMNLIFGFVGFAVLVILHEFIHRILFIIFSKGEKPSLKYDKNKIIVQFSQTCFHRWQFTIIMIAPLVIISATLLALIQIYSFSSLIFMFSIHTSYCMIDVFLVALALQSKFKYIQTYGEGLYLYHQKPTQTYYE
- the dinB gene encoding DNA polymerase IV, whose product is MTERRIIHIDMDYFFAQVEMRDNPKLKGKPVIVGGKASHRGVVSTASYEARAYGVHSAMPMTQAHKLCPNGYYVTSRFDTYREVSGQIMKIFRSYTELVEPMSLDEAYLDITHLVRPDLPASTIANYIRRDIYEVTRLTASAGVSYNKFLAKLASGMNKPNGLTVIDYNNVHEILMQLDIGDFPGVGKASKKKMHQHHIYTGQDLYNKDEFELIRLFGKRGRGLYNKARGIDHNEVKASRVRKSVGTERTFSTDVNDDDVILRKIRELSGKTAERLNKIQKSGKTVTVKIKTYQYETISKQKSLRDPIRTETDIYNIAYTLYNDLKDPEIPIRLIGVTVGSLEQSDFKNLTIYDFI
- the isaB gene encoding immunodominant staphylococcal antigen IsaB family protein, encoding MKIFKLTSLTLAALTLAFPFSHVAQAHTYLEKHHQTNETKQSHSFSLEGEAGENPTFLTQPQFINSLDNGHLNINGYQIQQDDTNDIEYKKVYDQEIRATSNHTAISVRFSINNQSLSLESMKDAYPNERLNHIPHTSNDSQYPEDGIYVYHGKMIKLQYKVTHGFVTSVTIGEGVDE
- a CDS encoding type 1 glutamine amidotransferase translates to MNELTVYHFMSDKLNLYSDIGNIMALKQRAKKRNIKINVKEINETEGVTFDDCDIFFIGGGSDREQALATKELSKIKTSLKNAIEDGMPGLTICGGYQFLGHKYITPDGTELEGLGVLDFYTESKKERLTGDIIIESDTFGTIVGFENHGGRTYHPYGTLGRVTYGYGNNDNDRKEGIHYKNLLGSYLHGPILPKNHEITDYLLEKACERKGILFEPKKIDNTEEEAAKQVLIKRAKENKK
- a CDS encoding Mur ligase family protein, whose amino-acid sequence is MRQWTATHMAKLARKASIAVGKKGTDLPGQIARRVDHNILRKLAKQVDDIVFISGTNGKTTTSNLIGHTLKKNQINIIHNNEGANMAAGITSAFIMQSSKNTNIAIIEIDEGSIPRVLNEVTPSMMVFTNFFRDQMDRFGEIDIMVDNIAKSISNKGIKLLLNADDPFVSRLKIASHSIVYYGMKKFAHDFEQSTMNESKYCPNCGRLLQYDYIHYNQIGHYHCECGFKREEPTYEVSSFDASPFLKMIINQSEFNMKIAGDFNSYNAIAAYTVLRELGLNDDAIRKGFETYTSDNGRMQYFSKNKKEAMINLAKNPAGMNASLSVGEQIDDKKIYVISLNDNAADGRDISWIYDADFEKLATQDIEAIIVSGTRAEELQLRLKLAEVEVPIKVEKDIYKATALTMKYSSFTVAIPNYTSLTPMLEQLNRSFEGGQS
- a CDS encoding 3'-5' exonuclease, with protein sequence MVQNAFVALDFETANSKRTSICSVGMVKVIDNQITESFHTLVNPFDYFTETNITVHGIHPEDVQDAPGFKHVYPYMLKFIDQLPVVAHNAAFDMNVLHQSLKSHNIDTPSLTYFCSYQLAKRTINAYRYGLKHLMNHYHLDFHGHHDALNDAKACAMITYRLLKHYDDLQSMLSIYGKNLKDKG
- a CDS encoding diacylglycerol kinase; amino-acid sequence: MRKRARIIYNPTSGKELFKRVLPDALIKLEKAGYETSAYATEKIGDATFEAERALESEYDLLIAAGGDGTLNEVVNGIAEQPNRPKLGVIPMGTVNDFGRALHLPSDIMGAIDVIIDGHTTKVDIGKMNNRYFINLAAGGKLTQVSYETPSKLKSIVGPFAYYIKGFEMLPQMKAVDVRIEYDDNIFQGEALLFLLGLTNSMAGFEKLVPDAKLDDGYFTLIIVEKANLAELGHIMTLASRGEHTKHPKVIYAKAKSINISSFTDMQLNVDGEYGGKLPANFLNLEQHIEIFTPKDVFNEELLENDTITDITPDKQ
- the ftnA gene encoding H-type ferritin FtnA; amino-acid sequence: MLSKELLAALNEQMNQEYFAAHAYMAMAAYCDKESYDGFANFYIEQAKEERFHGKKIYDYINDRGEHAIFDTIKAPKVEFSSILETFKDSLAQERDVTQRFYNLSELARNDKDYATISFLNWFLDEQVEEESTFETHIDYLTRIGDDCNTLYLYEKELAARSFNEQ
- the rlmD gene encoding 23S rRNA (uracil(1939)-C(5))-methyltransferase RlmD; the protein is METIKKNEVKTGKVIDLTHEGHGVVKVDRYPIFIPNALIDEEIKFKLIKVKKNFAIGKLIEVISESDDRVTPPCIYYAKCGGCQLQHMTYRAQLDMKREQVVNLFHRKGPFENTVIKETIGMVNPWRYRNKSQIPVGQSNSNQVIMGFYRQRSHDIIDMDSCLIQDRQHQEVMNRVKYWLNELNISIYNEKTKTGLIRHLVVRTGYHTDEMMVIFVTNGATFKQSELLVNKLKKEFPNITSIKQNINNSHSNVIMGRQSMTLYGKDKIEDQLSEVTYHISDLSFYQINSSQTEKLYQQALNYAQLTGKEIVLDTYCGIGTIGLYMAPLAKHVYGVEVVPQAIKDAEDNATKNQLKNTTFECGKAEDVILTWKSQGIKPGVVMVDPPRKGCDETFLTTLLKLNPKRIVYISCNPSTQQRDAQILAEQYELVEITPVDMFPQTTHIETVALFVRKDEE